The following are encoded in a window of Kitasatospora fiedleri genomic DNA:
- a CDS encoding FtsX-like permease family protein, with product MTVVALYGRGLGFGDLTLAHHLVAAHVDVPLDDELLVSGDGLTRQSLTAALRGDPGLGVLDRASAAATNRTGAQIGYVTLGLIVTFVAIAVVNTLAMGIADRRHEFTALALAGATRRQIRRMLGWETAVAVTLATALGLAVALAVLSTYAEGITRGTAGAAVPLPELALVLLGATSLAALGTWLPAHTTLRRPHHRP from the coding sequence GTGACGGTGGTCGCGCTCTACGGCCGCGGCCTCGGCTTCGGCGACCTGACCCTCGCGCACCACCTGGTCGCCGCCCACGTCGACGTGCCGCTGGACGACGAACTGCTGGTCAGCGGTGACGGCCTGACCCGGCAGTCGCTCACCGCCGCCCTGCGCGGCGACCCCGGGCTCGGGGTGCTCGACCGGGCCTCCGCCGCCGCGACGAACCGGACCGGCGCGCAGATCGGCTACGTCACGCTCGGGCTGATCGTCACCTTCGTGGCCATCGCCGTCGTCAACACCCTGGCCATGGGCATCGCCGACCGCCGCCACGAGTTCACCGCGCTGGCCCTGGCCGGTGCCACCCGCCGCCAGATCCGGCGGATGCTCGGCTGGGAGACCGCGGTCGCCGTCACCCTCGCCACCGCCCTCGGCCTGGCCGTCGCCCTCGCGGTGCTCAGCACCTACGCCGAGGGCATCACCCGCGGCACCGCCGGGGCGGCCGTCCCCCTCCCCGAACTCGCCCTGGTCCTCCTCGGCGCCACCTCCCTCGCCGCCCTCGGCACCTGGCTCCCCGCCCACACCACCCTGCGCCGACCGCACCACCGGCCCTGA
- a CDS encoding ketopantoate reductase family protein has product MSTSKPTVAVLGPGGVGGLLAALLARAGHRVVCLAGDRTAAVLRADGLHVDSEQYGEFTAAVAADTVLREPVDALFVTVKQTSLAEALDRVPADLLGSAVVVPLLNGVDHLVVLRARFPAAEVVAGTIQIEATRTAPGRIAHTSPFANLVLADPDQRLEPFAQALRAAGLGVALGPDESTVLWNKLSFLAPFALLTTRHRTDVGTVRDRHRPELLTVLDEVAAVARAAGAPADAEDLLALFDRFPATMRSSMQRDAEAGRPLELDAIGGAVLRAGAAHRVPTPATAQLVAALS; this is encoded by the coding sequence ATGAGCACCAGCAAGCCGACCGTCGCCGTCCTCGGTCCGGGCGGGGTCGGCGGCCTGCTCGCCGCCCTGCTCGCCCGCGCCGGACACCGCGTCGTCTGCCTGGCCGGAGACCGGACCGCCGCCGTCCTGCGCGCGGACGGACTGCACGTCGACAGCGAGCAGTACGGGGAGTTCACCGCGGCGGTGGCGGCCGACACCGTGCTGCGCGAGCCGGTCGACGCCCTCTTCGTGACGGTCAAGCAGACCTCGCTCGCCGAGGCCCTCGACCGCGTCCCGGCCGACCTGCTCGGTTCGGCGGTCGTGGTCCCGCTCCTCAACGGCGTCGACCACCTCGTGGTGCTCCGGGCCCGCTTCCCGGCCGCCGAGGTCGTCGCGGGCACCATCCAGATCGAGGCCACCCGCACCGCCCCCGGCCGCATCGCCCACACCAGCCCGTTCGCCAACCTGGTCCTCGCCGATCCGGACCAGCGGCTCGAACCGTTCGCGCAGGCGCTGCGCGCGGCCGGACTGGGCGTCGCCCTCGGCCCGGACGAGAGCACGGTGCTCTGGAACAAGCTCTCCTTCCTCGCCCCGTTCGCCCTGCTGACCACCCGGCACCGCACCGACGTCGGCACCGTCCGCGACCGGCACCGCCCCGAACTGCTCACCGTCCTCGACGAGGTCGCCGCGGTCGCCCGCGCGGCCGGGGCACCGGCGGACGCCGAGGACCTGCTCGCCCTCTTCGACCGCTTCCCGGCGACGATGAGGTCCTCCATGCAGCGCGACGCCGAGGCCGGCCGCCCCCTCGAACTCGACGCCATCGGCGGAGCCGTCCTCCGCGCCGGAGCCGCCCACCGCGTCCCCACCCCGGCCACCGCCCAGCTGGTCGCCGCCCTCTCCTGA
- a CDS encoding type II toxin-antitoxin system Phd/YefM family antitoxin, with protein MIESMAEVRSHLADVIDRARREETPTIITRRGKQEAVVIDIEEYRRLRRIADAAEDAWLNRLADESEAEGLQGSVSLEEMAALLRSQEG; from the coding sequence ATGATCGAGTCCATGGCCGAGGTCCGCAGCCACCTTGCCGACGTCATCGACCGGGCGCGTCGCGAGGAGACTCCGACGATCATCACCCGGCGCGGCAAGCAGGAGGCCGTGGTGATCGACATCGAGGAGTACCGGCGTCTCCGTCGGATAGCGGACGCTGCCGAGGATGCCTGGCTGAATCGGCTGGCCGACGAGTCGGAGGCGGAGGGCCTGCAGGGGTCCGTTTCCCTGGAGGAGATGGCGGCGCTCCTCCGCAGCCAGGAAGGCTGA
- a CDS encoding carboxymuconolactone decarboxylase family protein: MTDRTFAERSEALRERYRTTFGAVPPAVEDRPWPARDFGRLPTEEAFTALRHLVLADSPLGDRVQQLVHFGQLPALCRAEPARVHARGALHAGAGIADLIGVAETALITSGTPSYALGLEIAAELRPDDDRGPVR; encoded by the coding sequence ATGACCGACCGCACCTTCGCCGAGCGTTCCGAAGCGCTGCGGGAGCGCTACCGGACGACGTTCGGAGCCGTCCCGCCCGCCGTGGAGGACCGGCCGTGGCCGGCCCGGGACTTCGGGCGGCTCCCCACGGAGGAGGCGTTCACGGCGCTGCGCCACCTCGTCCTGGCCGACAGCCCGCTCGGCGACCGCGTCCAACAGCTGGTCCACTTCGGCCAGTTGCCGGCTCTCTGCCGGGCGGAACCGGCCCGGGTCCACGCCCGGGGCGCACTCCACGCGGGCGCCGGGATCGCCGACCTGATCGGGGTCGCGGAGACGGCGCTGATCACCTCGGGCACGCCGTCCTACGCGCTCGGCCTGGAGATCGCCGCCGAACTCCGGCCGGACGACGACCGCGGGCCGGTCCGCTGA
- a CDS encoding TetR/AcrR family transcriptional regulator — protein MKLTKERIVDAGMAVFAEVGYQNLSMRQVADRLDAHAGSLYYHVRGKEELLALMADRVCRSAYDAGSAALAALPPAAGWQDRVATQATALRLSIKQHPGGAQLLAESPGTLSTGALALMERLLRTLLDAGLPADHCAVCADTLLSHVTGFVLQEQNQPAAPPSVTAERYAELCERFPLLMGPSMPRLGQDEKFTRSVRLLCAGFAAPVRAE, from the coding sequence ATGAAGCTCACCAAGGAGCGCATCGTCGACGCGGGCATGGCCGTCTTCGCCGAGGTCGGCTACCAGAACCTGTCCATGCGCCAGGTCGCCGACCGCCTGGACGCCCACGCGGGCAGCCTCTACTACCACGTGCGCGGGAAGGAGGAACTGCTCGCCCTGATGGCCGACCGGGTCTGCCGCTCCGCCTACGACGCCGGCAGCGCGGCCCTCGCCGCCCTCCCGCCCGCCGCCGGCTGGCAGGACCGGGTCGCGACCCAGGCCACCGCCCTGCGGCTGAGCATCAAGCAGCACCCCGGCGGCGCCCAGCTCCTCGCCGAGAGCCCCGGCACGCTCAGCACCGGTGCCCTCGCCCTGATGGAACGCCTGCTGCGCACCCTCCTCGACGCCGGACTGCCCGCCGACCACTGCGCCGTCTGCGCCGACACGCTGCTCAGCCACGTCACCGGCTTCGTGCTCCAGGAGCAGAACCAGCCCGCCGCGCCGCCGTCCGTCACCGCCGAGCGCTACGCCGAGCTGTGCGAGCGGTTCCCGCTGCTGATGGGCCCGTCGATGCCGCGCCTAGGCCAGGACGAGAAGTTCACCCGGAGCGTGCGGCTGCTCTGCGCCGGTTTCGCCGCACCCGTCCGGGCGGAGTGA
- a CDS encoding LysR family transcriptional regulator, whose protein sequence is MTLDDLRVFGAVCRSGSLSGAARDLGCTQSAVSQHVKRLERELGLSLFERQPRGVAPTPAGRLLRGAVTEGLGLIDQAVRRIEELARAEGGSVRVTTGATTVRHFMAAAVVDFRRRFPRASLEFQTETSSRGCFDALAAGAVDLAWITLRPAGGDVEQRAVVHLPWSLAVAAGDPLADRALVEPADLQDVRLIGLPENSTARTQLGGWLAGSGIRPVFDTSVTDWDTAILLAGLGLGRAVVPTLPEWTGPGHPDLRLVPIPALPPLTAGWAVRRWDALSPLARAFADTVAEHCARRDGRTTGWDVPVANPSAHA, encoded by the coding sequence GTGACTCTTGACGATCTGCGGGTGTTCGGCGCGGTCTGCCGGAGCGGCTCGCTCAGCGGGGCCGCGCGTGACCTGGGGTGCACGCAGTCGGCGGTGAGCCAGCACGTGAAGCGGCTGGAGCGGGAGCTGGGCCTCAGCCTGTTCGAGCGGCAGCCCCGGGGGGTGGCGCCGACCCCGGCGGGGCGGCTGTTGCGGGGCGCGGTGACCGAGGGGCTGGGGCTGATCGACCAGGCGGTGCGGCGGATCGAGGAACTCGCCCGGGCCGAGGGCGGGTCGGTGCGGGTCACCACCGGGGCGACGACGGTGCGGCACTTCATGGCCGCGGCAGTGGTGGACTTCCGGCGCCGGTTCCCGCGGGCCAGCCTGGAGTTCCAGACCGAGACGTCCAGCCGCGGCTGTTTCGACGCGCTCGCCGCCGGGGCGGTCGACCTGGCCTGGATCACCCTGCGGCCGGCCGGCGGGGACGTGGAGCAGCGCGCCGTCGTCCACCTGCCCTGGTCGCTGGCGGTGGCGGCCGGGGACCCGCTGGCGGACCGGGCCCTGGTCGAGCCCGCCGACCTGCAGGACGTCCGGCTGATCGGGCTGCCGGAGAACTCGACCGCGCGCACCCAGCTCGGCGGGTGGCTGGCCGGGTCGGGCATCCGGCCGGTCTTCGACACCAGCGTCACGGACTGGGACACCGCGATCCTGCTGGCCGGACTCGGGCTCGGCCGGGCGGTCGTCCCCACCCTGCCCGAGTGGACCGGCCCGGGCCACCCCGACCTGCGGCTGGTCCCGATCCCGGCGCTGCCCCCGCTCACGGCGGGCTGGGCGGTCCGCCGCTGGGACGCCCTTTCCCCGCTGGCCCGGGCCTTCGCGGACACCG
- a CDS encoding cold-shock protein, whose protein sequence is MANGTVKWFNAEKGFGFIEQEGGGPDVFAHYSNINANGFRELLEGQKVEFDVTQGQKGPQAENIRPL, encoded by the coding sequence ATGGCTAATGGCACCGTGAAGTGGTTCAACGCGGAAAAGGGCTTCGGCTTCATCGAGCAGGAGGGTGGCGGCCCGGACGTCTTCGCCCACTACTCGAACATCAACGCCAACGGCTTCCGCGAGCTGCTCGAGGGCCAGAAGGTCGAGTTCGACGTCACGCAGGGCCAGAAGGGCCCGCAGGCGGAGAACATTCGCCCGCTGTAG
- a CDS encoding helicase C-terminal domain-containing protein, translating to MLAEWLYGLETAGLERVLVARPDAAVAPEPRSVGELAERLERPASVALALARLTLPALQVAEAVVALASGSRGELAGLLDAVDGDRARGLDAVLEELADHALVWPAGEGLLRTAAALRNAWGSPLGLDAPLGRLFAGSASDELGRVLARLGVRPSAGRKAARLAALVDHHSDPARVVALVAGAPPVTRELLRRRAHEAADRSGAVLFGGPPPGARPGERWALERGLLVEDRYRYGPARMPAEVALALRGTDWHAPFAPVPPEVRSAPVTGSGVEREASAAAMAFTAGAVAVLGTCATAPPARLKSGGIGARELSRIGRAARCEEIVVRLVLEAAGAAGLLAPDGDRVAATASYDAWAEQDPAGQLAVLLRAWWALPRTPGGSRDEDGKSLPALAGAPPCQGCVQARHGLLAAAARLPAGEGAVHPADLGELLGWLRPLADGLPQDGTPFATLIREAELLGVLALGAVSPLGAALLAVTPGAPEALDAAGALDALDALADACRRLLPAASATARFGSDLTAVVAGTPTARLRTLLDSAADRESAGAASVWRFSTGSVRRALDAGLSADVLTADLSAAAGGPLPQPLSYLVHDTARGHGRVRVASAACVVHGAEPALLAELAAHRGLSRLGLRQLAPTVLLSRTPPDETLAALRAAGYAPTAEEPDGSVRIERARRQRAASPVPSPRPPGGRPRTRRAAVPAAGGRTGVDLPALAARLKDAPQDVPEPDPWDGRPYHSDTEEIIAGTARNLSFTDARQLAHAVDEGRRITVEYTATSGSTTVRTLSRLELDAPYLRAWCHLRDDERVFTLSRIHGVMPG from the coding sequence GTGCTGGCCGAGTGGTTGTACGGGCTGGAGACGGCCGGGCTGGAGCGGGTGCTGGTGGCGCGGCCGGATGCCGCGGTGGCGCCGGAGCCGCGGTCGGTGGGGGAGTTGGCGGAACGCCTTGAGCGTCCGGCGTCGGTGGCGTTGGCGTTGGCGCGGCTGACATTGCCTGCTCTGCAGGTGGCGGAGGCCGTCGTCGCGCTGGCGTCCGGGTCGCGGGGGGAGTTGGCCGGGCTGCTGGACGCGGTGGACGGCGACCGCGCCCGCGGACTGGACGCGGTGCTGGAGGAGTTGGCCGACCACGCCCTGGTGTGGCCGGCCGGCGAGGGGCTGTTGCGGACGGCGGCGGCGCTGCGGAACGCGTGGGGTTCGCCCCTGGGACTCGACGCGCCGCTCGGGCGGCTGTTCGCGGGATCGGCCTCCGACGAGCTGGGCCGCGTGCTGGCGAGGCTCGGCGTCCGGCCCTCGGCCGGCCGGAAGGCGGCGCGGCTGGCGGCGCTGGTCGACCACCACAGCGATCCGGCCCGGGTCGTCGCGCTGGTGGCCGGGGCTCCCCCGGTGACCCGGGAGCTGCTCCGGCGGCGGGCGCACGAGGCCGCGGACCGGTCGGGCGCCGTCCTGTTCGGGGGCCCGCCGCCCGGTGCCCGGCCCGGTGAGCGGTGGGCGCTGGAGCGGGGGCTGCTGGTCGAGGACCGCTACCGGTACGGTCCGGCCCGGATGCCCGCGGAGGTGGCGCTCGCGCTGCGCGGCACCGACTGGCACGCCCCGTTCGCTCCCGTCCCGCCCGAGGTGCGGTCGGCGCCGGTCACCGGCTCCGGCGTCGAACGGGAGGCTTCCGCCGCCGCGATGGCGTTCACGGCCGGTGCCGTGGCCGTGCTCGGGACGTGCGCCACCGCGCCGCCTGCCCGGCTCAAGTCCGGTGGGATCGGCGCCCGCGAGCTGTCCCGGATCGGCAGGGCGGCGCGGTGCGAGGAGATCGTGGTGCGCCTCGTGCTGGAGGCGGCGGGCGCGGCCGGCCTGCTGGCCCCGGACGGCGACCGGGTGGCGGCGACCGCGTCCTACGACGCCTGGGCCGAGCAGGACCCGGCCGGCCAACTCGCCGTACTGCTCCGGGCGTGGTGGGCGCTCCCGCGGACCCCCGGCGGGAGCCGCGACGAGGACGGGAAGTCCCTGCCGGCGCTTGCCGGAGCACCGCCCTGCCAGGGCTGCGTCCAGGCCCGGCACGGGCTGCTCGCGGCCGCGGCGCGGCTCCCGGCCGGCGAAGGCGCGGTGCACCCGGCGGACCTGGGGGAACTGCTCGGGTGGCTGCGCCCGCTCGCCGACGGACTCCCCCAGGACGGCACGCCGTTCGCCACCCTGATCCGGGAGGCGGAGCTGCTCGGCGTGCTCGCGCTCGGAGCGGTGTCCCCGCTCGGGGCGGCCCTGCTCGCCGTCACTCCCGGCGCTCCCGAAGCCCTTGACGCCGCCGGAGCCCTCGACGCCCTCGACGCCCTGGCCGACGCCTGCCGGCGGCTGCTGCCCGCCGCCAGCGCGACCGCCCGCTTCGGCAGCGACCTGACGGCCGTGGTCGCCGGCACCCCGACGGCGCGCCTCCGTACGCTGCTGGACTCCGCCGCGGACCGGGAGAGCGCCGGCGCGGCGTCCGTGTGGCGGTTCAGCACCGGGAGCGTCCGCCGGGCCCTCGACGCCGGCCTCAGCGCCGACGTCCTCACCGCCGACCTGTCCGCCGCCGCCGGCGGGCCGCTCCCCCAGCCCCTCTCGTACCTGGTGCACGACACCGCGCGCGGCCACGGCCGGGTGCGCGTCGCCTCCGCCGCCTGCGTGGTCCACGGCGCGGAGCCCGCCCTGCTGGCCGAACTGGCCGCGCACCGCGGGCTCTCCCGGCTCGGCCTGCGGCAGCTGGCGCCGACGGTGCTGCTCAGCCGGACCCCGCCGGACGAGACGCTCGCGGCCCTGCGCGCCGCGGGCTACGCCCCCACCGCCGAGGAGCCCGACGGGTCCGTCCGCATCGAGCGGGCCCGGCGGCAGCGGGCGGCGAGCCCCGTTCCGTCCCCGCGCCCGCCCGGCGGCAGGCCCCGTACCCGGCGTGCGGCCGTCCCCGCCGCGGGCGGCCGGACGGGCGTCGACCTGCCGGCCCTGGCCGCCCGGCTCAAGGACGCCCCGCAGGACGTTCCGGAGCCCGATCCCTGGGACGGCCGCCCGTACCACAGCGACACCGAGGAGATCATCGCCGGGACCGCCCGGAACCTGTCCTTCACCGACGCCCGCCAGCTGGCCCACGCCGTCGACGAAGGGCGGCGGATCACCGTCGAGTACACCGCCACCTCGGGCAGCACGACCGTCCGCACCCTCAGCCGGCTCGAACTCGACGCGCCCTACCTCCGGGCCTGGTGCCACCTGCGGGACGACGAGCGGGTGTTCACCCTCTCCCGCATCCACGGCGTGATGCCCGGGTAG
- a CDS encoding ABC transporter permease, with amino-acid sequence MLGLALATLRHRRAGFAGAFVALFCAAALVCGCGTLLVTGLVGTVRPERYAAAPIVVSGDQEVHAVVDKGKGKTKEKAKPIADRAWVPAALAERVAALPSVRAVATEVTFPALLPGGPDRGSWGHGWESAPLAGLALAAGRAPAADDEVVLDADTAARAHLSPGSATVVRVPSGTLDVRVVGVTGRGFDSQAAVFFTTGRARALAGHDGLVSAIGVFPSAPTAAADVRALLAGVPGAVVRTGDDRGRAEFPDAAGAGVRLVSTGAVLAGTSLLVALLIVVGTFGLSIQQRQREIAVLRAVAATGRQVRKMIGGEALVLGLSAGIPGAAAGLPLGGWLHGRFVALGVVPANLPAVFSPFPALAAAAVTLLAGWVAARISARRATAIRPVEALGEAESKPPRPAAVRIGFGVLATAGATVLTALLTVLHSDQASTPVCFLAVLLWCTALSLLGPPVAGAGTAVLSLPLRASRIGGWLAVQHLRAGAHRLASVVVPLTLLIAMACTILFTQATTEHAAAAQREHGNTADFVVGPHAPASAAEALAAVPGVRTVTRVLHSQVRDGLTKRGVQAVTPSGWPTRWTSASPPVTSTGWRTTRRRPRTGWATGSASTSG; translated from the coding sequence ATGCTGGGACTCGCCCTCGCCACCCTCCGGCACCGCCGGGCCGGGTTCGCCGGCGCCTTCGTCGCCCTGTTCTGCGCCGCGGCCCTGGTCTGCGGCTGCGGGACGCTGCTGGTCACCGGCCTGGTCGGCACCGTCCGGCCGGAGCGCTACGCGGCGGCGCCGATCGTCGTGTCCGGCGACCAGGAGGTGCACGCCGTCGTGGACAAGGGGAAGGGGAAGACCAAGGAGAAGGCCAAGCCGATCGCGGACCGCGCCTGGGTGCCGGCCGCCCTCGCGGAGCGCGTCGCGGCGCTGCCGTCGGTGCGGGCCGTCGCCACCGAGGTGACCTTCCCGGCGCTGCTGCCCGGCGGCCCGGACCGCGGTTCGTGGGGCCACGGCTGGGAGTCCGCGCCGTTGGCCGGTCTCGCCCTGGCCGCCGGCCGGGCGCCCGCCGCCGACGACGAGGTGGTCCTCGACGCGGACACCGCGGCCCGGGCGCACCTGTCGCCCGGCTCCGCCACGGTCGTCCGGGTTCCCTCGGGAACGCTGGACGTGCGGGTGGTCGGGGTCACCGGGCGGGGCTTCGACAGCCAGGCCGCGGTCTTCTTCACCACCGGCCGGGCCCGTGCGCTCGCCGGCCACGACGGGCTGGTCAGCGCGATCGGCGTCTTCCCGTCCGCGCCGACGGCCGCCGCCGACGTCCGGGCGCTGCTGGCCGGCGTCCCGGGCGCGGTGGTCCGCACCGGCGACGACCGCGGGCGGGCGGAGTTCCCGGACGCCGCCGGGGCCGGGGTGCGCCTGGTCAGCACGGGCGCCGTGCTGGCCGGCACCTCGCTGCTGGTCGCCCTGCTGATCGTGGTCGGCACCTTCGGCCTGTCGATCCAGCAGCGGCAACGGGAGATCGCGGTGCTGCGGGCGGTGGCCGCGACCGGGCGGCAGGTCCGGAAGATGATCGGCGGCGAGGCGCTGGTGCTCGGCCTGTCCGCCGGAATCCCGGGTGCCGCCGCCGGTCTGCCGCTGGGCGGTTGGCTGCACGGCCGGTTCGTCGCCCTCGGCGTCGTCCCGGCGAACCTGCCCGCGGTGTTCTCGCCCTTCCCGGCACTGGCCGCCGCGGCCGTCACGCTGCTGGCGGGCTGGGTGGCGGCCCGGATCTCGGCCCGGCGGGCGACCGCGATCAGGCCGGTCGAGGCGCTCGGCGAGGCGGAGTCGAAGCCGCCGCGCCCGGCCGCGGTCCGGATCGGCTTCGGGGTGCTGGCCACGGCCGGCGCGACCGTGCTGACCGCCCTGCTGACCGTCCTGCACTCCGACCAGGCGTCGACCCCGGTCTGCTTCCTCGCCGTGCTGCTGTGGTGCACGGCGCTCTCGCTGCTCGGTCCGCCGGTGGCCGGGGCCGGGACGGCCGTCCTGTCCCTGCCGCTGCGGGCGTCCCGGATCGGCGGCTGGCTCGCCGTCCAGCACCTGCGGGCCGGGGCGCACCGGCTGGCGTCGGTGGTCGTGCCGCTGACCCTGCTGATCGCGATGGCCTGCACCATCCTGTTCACCCAGGCCACCACCGAGCACGCGGCCGCCGCCCAGCGCGAGCACGGCAACACCGCCGACTTCGTGGTCGGCCCGCACGCTCCGGCCTCCGCCGCCGAGGCGCTCGCCGCAGTGCCGGGCGTCCGGACGGTGACCCGGGTCCTGCACAGTCAGGTCCGGGACGGGCTCACCAAGCGCGGCGTGCAGGCCGTCACCCCGAGCGGCTGGCCGACACGCTGGACCTCGGCGTCACCGCCGGTGACCTCGACCGGCTGGCGGACGACACGGCGGCGGCCGCGGACGGGCTGGGCTACCGGCTCGGCCAGCACATCCGGCTGA
- a CDS encoding DEAD/DEAH box helicase, with product MNRSTRPSRPPFQNSGSRSAAAGGAGREFAMPVSTTPALPPVESFDQLDLPKELLSVLARRGVTAPFPIQGATLPNALAGRDVLGRGRTGSGKTLAFGLAVLARTAGRQAEPRSPLALVLVPTRELAQQVVEALTPYAQAVRLRLATVVGGVPVRRQAQVLNRGAEIVVATPGRLGDLIERRLCRLDAVEATVLDEADQMADMGFLPQVTEFLEQVAEGGQTLLFSATLDRNVDRLVRRFLKDPVTHAVDPSAGAVSTMEHHVLHVQNADKNATIAHIAARDGRVIMFIDTKHGADRLVETLLASGVKAAALHGGKSQPQRTRTLEQFRSGQVAALVATDVAARGIHVDGLDLVVNLDPPADHKDYLHRGGRTARAGESGTVVTLVLPNQRRGTARMMSTAGITPVTTRVRAGDEELTRITGARVPTGVPVAIPDPVVERPRNNRSTGRNRYGRPAGGARGASPRPYSG from the coding sequence ATGAACCGTTCGACCCGTCCCAGCCGCCCGCCGTTCCAGAACTCCGGCTCCCGGTCCGCCGCGGCGGGCGGTGCCGGACGTGAGTTCGCGATGCCGGTGAGCACCACTCCGGCGCTGCCGCCCGTCGAGTCCTTCGACCAGCTGGACCTGCCGAAGGAGCTGCTGTCGGTGCTGGCCCGGCGGGGCGTCACGGCGCCGTTCCCGATCCAGGGCGCGACGCTGCCGAACGCGCTGGCCGGCCGTGACGTGCTGGGCCGGGGCCGGACCGGCTCCGGCAAGACGCTGGCCTTCGGCCTGGCCGTGCTGGCCCGCACCGCCGGGCGGCAGGCCGAGCCGCGCAGCCCGCTGGCCCTGGTCCTGGTGCCCACCCGCGAGCTGGCCCAGCAGGTCGTCGAGGCGCTCACCCCGTACGCCCAGGCGGTGCGGCTGCGGCTGGCCACCGTGGTGGGCGGGGTGCCGGTCCGCCGGCAGGCGCAGGTGCTGAACCGGGGGGCGGAGATCGTGGTGGCCACGCCCGGCCGGCTGGGGGACCTGATCGAGCGCCGGCTCTGCCGGTTGGACGCGGTCGAGGCCACCGTGCTGGACGAGGCCGACCAGATGGCCGACATGGGCTTCCTGCCGCAGGTCACCGAGTTCCTGGAGCAGGTCGCCGAGGGCGGCCAGACCCTGCTGTTCTCCGCCACGCTGGACCGCAACGTCGACCGCCTGGTGCGGCGCTTCCTGAAGGACCCGGTCACCCACGCGGTGGACCCCTCGGCGGGGGCGGTCAGCACCATGGAGCACCACGTGCTGCACGTGCAGAACGCCGACAAGAACGCCACGATCGCGCACATCGCCGCCCGCGACGGCCGGGTGATCATGTTCATCGACACCAAGCACGGCGCGGACCGCCTGGTCGAGACGCTGCTGGCGAGCGGCGTCAAGGCCGCGGCGCTGCACGGCGGCAAGTCCCAGCCGCAGCGCACCCGGACCCTGGAGCAGTTCCGGTCCGGGCAGGTGGCCGCGCTCGTGGCGACCGACGTCGCCGCCCGTGGCATCCACGTCGACGGCCTCGATCTGGTGGTCAACCTGGACCCGCCCGCCGACCACAAGGACTACCTGCACCGCGGCGGGCGCACCGCCCGGGCCGGCGAGTCCGGCACCGTCGTCACCCTGGTCCTGCCCAACCAGCGCCGCGGGACGGCCCGGATGATGAGCACGGCCGGCATCACCCCCGTCACCACCAGGGTCCGGGCCGGTGACGAGGAGCTCACCCGGATCACCGGCGCCCGCGTCCCCACCGGCGTGCCGGTCGCGATCCCCGACCCCGTGGTCGAACGGCCCCGCAACAACCGGTCGACCGGCCGCAACCGCTACGGGCGCCCCGCCGGCGGAGCGCGCGGCGCCTCGCCCCGGCCGTACAGCGGGTGA
- a CDS encoding type II toxin-antitoxin system RelE family toxin, with protein sequence MGHVTRFTPRAQRDLLKIERSDALRILRRLADLQRAMDLGDTTAFDVKALQGHAARWRLRIGDHRAVYTVENGQLIIWVLGVGHRSDIYRQLP encoded by the coding sequence ATGGGCCACGTCACGCGCTTCACCCCGCGCGCGCAGCGGGACCTGCTGAAGATCGAGCGCTCCGACGCCCTGCGCATCCTGCGCCGACTCGCTGACCTGCAGCGGGCGATGGACCTCGGTGACACGACGGCGTTCGACGTCAAGGCACTCCAAGGGCACGCGGCCCGCTGGCGTCTCAGGATCGGCGACCACCGAGCGGTCTACACCGTGGAGAACGGCCAACTGATCATCTGGGTCCTGGGCGTGGGCCACCGCAGCGACATCTACCGCCAGCTCCCCTGA